One Desulfotomaculum sp. DNA segment encodes these proteins:
- a CDS encoding GntR family transcriptional regulator — protein MFEIDLRSREPIYEQLVGKIKELIINNVLKPDEQLPAVRVLASELTINPNTIQKAYRELEHRGYIYSIPGKGNFVKPAWLENNAARLIDLSKELKRTVSEMRYLGITDQEIFALIQTSLPQDKGGKAND, from the coding sequence ATGTTTGAAATAGACTTGCGCAGTCGTGAACCTATCTACGAACAACTGGTCGGGAAAATTAAAGAGCTTATTATAAACAACGTACTGAAACCTGATGAACAACTGCCCGCTGTGCGGGTCTTGGCCAGCGAGTTAACCATAAATCCTAACACGATCCAGAAAGCATACCGGGAATTGGAACACCGCGGATATATCTATTCCATTCCCGGCAAGGGCAATTTCGTGAAACCCGCCTGGCTGGAGAATAATGCTGCCCGTTTGATAGATTTGTCAAAAGAGCTGAAGAGAACTGTGTCGGAAATGCGCTACCTGGGCATAACTGACCAGGAAATCTTTGCTCTTATTCAAACAAGTTTGCCCCAGGATAAAGGAGGTAAAGCTAATGATTGA
- a CDS encoding ABC transporter, giving the protein MIEVEGVSKRFQEIEALNSVTLAVKKGSIYGLAGTNGAGKTTLLKILTGVYRQDSGQVKYDGENIFENNNLKARIVFIPDNPYFFTNYTIDDMANFYCRIYPRWEQERYLKLRDAFNIDMKRRIRTLSKGMQRQVAFWLGLSIAPDIMMLDEPLDGLDPVMRQKVKNLIIQDVAEREMTVIISSHNLRELEDVCDVIGILHQGRMLIQKDLDDLRADVHKIQVAFSDGVPESLLQDMQTLRQERKGNVLIMVVRGSYDETVRRIQAYNPAILDILPLTLEEIFIYEMGDCGYEIKNILY; this is encoded by the coding sequence ATGATTGAGGTTGAAGGGGTCAGTAAACGTTTTCAGGAGATAGAGGCCCTAAATAGCGTGACTTTGGCGGTAAAAAAAGGCTCTATTTACGGCCTGGCCGGTACCAACGGCGCCGGCAAAACAACCTTGTTGAAGATTCTGACCGGTGTCTACAGACAGGATTCCGGCCAGGTTAAGTATGATGGTGAAAATATATTTGAAAACAACAATCTGAAGGCGCGCATTGTTTTCATACCCGATAACCCCTATTTTTTTACTAATTATACAATTGACGATATGGCGAATTTCTATTGCCGGATTTATCCCCGCTGGGAACAGGAACGTTATCTAAAGCTGCGGGATGCTTTTAATATTGATATGAAACGCCGCATAAGAACGCTCTCCAAAGGTATGCAGCGCCAGGTGGCTTTCTGGTTGGGTTTGTCGATTGCGCCGGATATCATGATGCTGGATGAACCCCTGGACGGACTGGATCCGGTAATGCGGCAAAAGGTAAAAAACCTTATTATTCAGGATGTCGCCGAGAGGGAAATGACAGTTATCATCTCTTCCCACAATTTACGCGAACTCGAAGACGTCTGTGATGTTATCGGTATTTTGCACCAGGGTAGAATGCTTATCCAAAAGGACCTGGACGACCTGAGGGCAGATGTGCATAAGATCCAGGTTGCTTTCAGCGATGGAGTTCCCGAATCGTTGCTTCAGGACATGCAAACGCTGCGCCAGGAAAGAAAAGGCAATGTGTTGATCATGGTTGTGCGCGGCTCCTATGATGAAACCGTCCGGCGCATACAGGCTTATAATCCGGCTATTTTGGACATCCTGCCCCTTACTCTGGAAGAGATATTTATATACGAAATGGGGGACTGCGGTTATGAAATTAAAAACATCCTTTATTAA